A genomic stretch from Cydia amplana chromosome 1, ilCydAmpl1.1, whole genome shotgun sequence includes:
- the LOC134652462 gene encoding uncharacterized protein LOC134652462, producing MSFDSNYSEDEDDQCADYEFCSRRSSFPGVLPFDPLSLENLILSIVDKFDFRVIMNTERTRDVMLVTAGLALAGGLIGKLYGGRMGAAVGGAVGGACGIGIVAISMREVWKEVRPKFADVFDLVYDYLAGLGIKDYASAALFLANANPQTTILARMILESSSQILGKQLVSNLASITSA from the exons ATGTCTTTCGATAGCAATTATAGCGAAGATGAAGATGATCAGTGCGCGGACTACGAATTTTGTTCGCGACGCAGCTCGTTTCCTGGAGTGCTACCTTTTGATCCGTTGTCGCTAGAAAACTTAATTTTGTCGATCGTTGATAAATTCGACTTCCGCGTGATAATGAATACTGAGCGAACAAGGGACGTTATGCTGGTGACCGCAGGATTGGCTTTGGCCGGGGGGCTGATTGGAAAGTTGTACGGGGGACGAATGGGAGCGGCCGTTGGCGGAGCAGTTGGCGGTGCTTGCGGAATTGGTATCGTTG CTATTTCTATGCGGGAAGTATGGAAAGAAGTACGCCCCAAGTTCGCAGACGTGTTCGACCTCGTCTACGACTACCTGGCTGGTCTGGGGATCAAAGATTACGCGAGCGCCGCCTTATTTCTGGCCAATGCGAACCCGCAAACCACGATACTTGCCAGGATGATTTTGGAAAGCTCTTCGCAGATATTGGGAAAGCAATTGGTGTCTAATCTAGCTTCCATTACGAGTGCTTGA